The genome window TTCTTGCCGGAATCGAAACTCATGCAGCCGACGACGGGCAAGCCGGTTTCGCGGGCGGCGGCGACGGCGACTTTCGCCTCCGCCGGATCGGACATAGTCTCGACAACGAGGCCGTCCGCGCCCCCTTCTTTTAACGCTTGCGCCTGTTCGGCGAAAGCGGCGCGCAACTCCTCCTCCTCAACCTCCCCCATCAACAGCATCTTGCCGGTGGGGCCGATGGAAGCGAATACGAGCGCCTGGCCGCCGGTTCCGCGCTGGGATATTGTTGCTCCTTGGCGGTTGATTTCCGCCGCCTTTTCCGCCAAACCGTATTTGGCGAGAGTGATGCGATTGGCCCCGAAGGTGTTAGTGAGGATGATGCGGCTGCCCGCCTTCGTATAGGCGCGGGCGATTTCCTCCACTTTTTCGGGACGGCTCAGATTCCAGGCGTCGGGACATTCGCCCGGCTCAAGGCCGCGCGCCTGCAATTGGGTTCCCCAGGCGCCATCCGTAACGACAGGCCCGCGGGCAAGGATTTTTTCAATGATAGGATTCATTCGCTTCGCCCTTCCGGTTTTCAACCAGCGGCCAACCGGCGCGCGAGAGTGACGGCGGTGCGGGCGTTTTCGCCGTAGCCATCCGCTCCGATTTCATCGGCGTATTGTTGGGTGATGGGAGCGCCGCCGATCATGACTTTCACCCGGTCGCGCACGCCCGCCTCCTTGAGCGCGTTGATCGTCGTCGCCATCGACGGCATAGTCGTTGTCAGCAAAGTAGAAAGACAAACCAAACCGGCTTTTTTCTCGCTGATGGCGGAAATAATTTGATCCGGCTTGACGTCGACGCCGAGATCGGTCACCTCGAAACCGCCGCCTTCCAGCATGGATGCAACAAGGTTCTTGCCAATGTCGTGCAGATCGCCTTTGACGGTGCCGATCACTACCCGTCCGATCGGCTCGGCGCCGCTGGCCTTCAACAGAGGCTGGATCAATTCCATCGCCTGCTTCATGGCGCGGGCGGCGATCATCAATTCGGGAATGAAAAATTCTTCGCACTCGAAGCGCCGTCCCACTTCATCCATCGCAGGGACCATCGTTTCCGTAACGACTTCCAATGGAGCGATTCCGGCGGCGAGCGCTTCTTTCGTCGTCTCCACCGAAGTTTTCGCGTCTCCCTCCAAAATCGCCTTATACAGTTTTTCGTTTTTCGCCATAATCGTCTCCCAATGCGGTATCGCCTAGCGATGCGTTTTCGCGTGAAAAGCATATCTTATAAAAAAAGTATTTCCGGCGTTAGGGGGGCTGGAGTGAGCTTGGCATTTGAATTGCGGTGATTTAAAAGACGGAACGATTTTAGGACATTGATTGGTCTGTCTCCTAATAAAAAAACCTACCGGCGTATTGGTAGGTCATCCAGATATATAAAAATCCGCTTCGTTTAAGGGGAAAACTCACTTGGTGGTTAGACAGCGCGGCTCAAGTTAATCCAAAGAGCGGGAAGCGCGGCGAGACGCTTGAAGTCGGCATCGGCTGTGACAAACTGTCCGCAGCCGTGGTGAACGGCGAGTGAAACATGAAGCGCGTCAAGCGTCTTGAGGCGTTCTGTGCGCATAACGCGCAAGCTTTCTTTAAGAAGGATCGGATAGTTTCTCAGAATTTTCTTGTGCGTAAATGCTTCGTCATACAATGCGATGAGAACGGTATCGTTATTTCGGTACGGTTTGTAGAATACCTCCATCTTGACTAGCTCTGACGCGCAAAAAGTCCATCCTTCCTTTTCCAAACTCTACAAGCGTTCCTCTACGATACTTTGGTACGGCGGTTTCCCTTCGATGCGCACGATCCAAACCGAAGTGTCAACATAGGCCAGTTTCGTCATGGCTCCCGCAGATCCCGGAGATCTTTCAAAATCTCTTCCGGGCTGCGTCGGGGGAAATCAAGCGCATCGGCCTTTTTGAAAACCGCTTTAACGGTTTGCCAGTCTGTTTCTTTTTCTTCTCCCACCTCATCTTGTTCGGAGAGAGCCAAAACAATTTCTTCCCCGCGTAATTCCGGCTCTTTAACTTTCAGCGTGCCGTCTTCGGCAACTACTGCATGCACCAGTATCATGGCCATAACTCCTTTCGTTTTATCCATTCACCCTCTCAACATGAATTCTATAAGGAAATTCATATAATCCCCTCTTTAATGATCAACGCACTTTTCCCTCTTGGGGTGCACTCTCAATTACCTATCATAGTTAAATTGTCAGGTCAAACAACTCGGCCCATCCTACGAATTCCCTCTGCGCCAGCCTTGAGCAGATCCATTTTCTATTTGACGTCCAGCCTGTTTACTTGAGCGGAATCGCGGGCAGACGCTTCAGCGTTTTGCTGGCGGGATCGACCATAATGCCGACGGATTCCAAAGCCGTGACTCCCAAGATAGGCTCGGCGCCGGGATTGCCGAAGATCACCCGCCCGGCGGTCGTTTCCCCCATAAATTCGATGCGCGCAAGTCCGAACGGAATCTCTTTGACGGAGCCATCCGCCAACTCGTAAGCCATTTTGCCTTCCTTTCGGATCCCCGCCTTCTCCAGTTCGTCCGCCGGAGCCATCGAATCCGTTGCGCCAGTATCCACTAAAAACAAAGCTTCATAGAACTTTTTTTCATCGGCCAGGTTTATGAGTTTTGTCGTTACTTTTGTCAGACCCATTGTCGTAACTTTTGTCAGATCCATTGTTTAGCTCCTCCGTACGTTCCGAAGCCATTTCCCGACTCAAGATATGATTATCGCGTTTATCCGCATCCCGGCTCAAATCGCTCACAGGAATTATATTCGATAATATCCTCATAACACGCCCCTCTTCTGAAACACTTCGTTTTCTTCCTTCAATAGCCGACAACCTTTCCTTGCAAGGGGGGCTTATAACAGCGTCGCCTCTGGCTACGCTTCGCTTTGCCCCCCTACGGTTCTTTCCAAAGGGTGAGGGAATGGTATTGCAAAACATGAGTTAAAAAATTTGCTTCAATGAAGTATATATGGTATATTAAATGGAGTACTGAATTTTTTTGTAATATAAACATTATAAATAGTAAAATTTATATACCTACTTACAATTTTCTCAAGAATCGGGAGGACTATGTTCATGTTGGCATGGAGAGATTTGAAAGTTGGGAAAAAATTGGCAGTGGGTTTCGGCGGCATATTGATCCTACTGATCCTAGCCAGCGGAGTGGGTTTCGACGGCATTCAAACCGTCTGGAAAAACCTGCTCATCATCGGCGATCATGAAGCGCCCATCGTCGATATGGCCAACGAGATGAAATATACGCTCATGGCGTCGCGCAACCTGTTGGAAGAATTCAAGTCGGCGACCGCTGCGCTAGCCTCCGCCGACGCCAGCCGGGTCGATGCGATTCGCGCCGAATATCGGAAAACGTTAGAAGATTTCGATCTTTTTAAAGAGGCGATCCTGGAGGGCAAGCAATTGCCGGACGGAACAGTAGTGCTCAAGACCGATAACGAAGAATTGGCTGATTTGGTCAGAATGGCCGATCAAAAACATAACGACGAATTTCAGCGTTCGGCGGACGAAATGATGCTAATGGGGGATGAGCTGCTTAAAGAAAAAGGCAATACGGATTCGGCCATGAGCGATATGGAAGGAATGTTCGAGGAAGTATCCAACGATTCCACGCTTTTGGAATCGGTTATTGACGAGGAAATCAATACTCGCGCTAAAGAGGCGAGCATCAGCGCGGAAGCGCAAAAAATTCTCGACGAAGAAGTCCCGTTGATGGACGCCGCCAATGAAATTAAATACGAAATCGCTCAAACCAGGCTAGTAGTGGAAGAATACGTGCAAACGAAAAAAACTGACGAATTGGATGCTTTGGAAAAAGAATATGGGGAGGCTATCGAAAAATTCGATTCTGTGGCGAACGCCATTCTCAATGGAGGAGAGATCAACGGCAGACGAATCGTGGCGACGGATAACGAAAAAATCAAATCGGCTATTCTCGAAATCGAACAAAATCACGATGCGTTCCAAAAATCCGTCGAGAATTTGATGAAGGCTTACCGAGCGATGGTGGAATCGGATGCTCAAGCGGAAACAGCTATGAGCCAATTCGAGAAAATCGGCGAAGAGATGACGGCTTTGTTAAGCCAGGTGGAAGAGCTGTCGGTAAAAGAGATGGCAAATGCGAAAATCGCCAGCGCCGCGGCCAAACAAAGATCGTTTTTATTGTTATTGTCCGTAACCGTTATTTCTCTTTTGGCTGGAATTGCGATAGGCGCGATTATCACTCGCGGCATCACGGTTCCTCTAAACAAAGGAGTAGTATTTGCCCAAGCCATCGCGCAAGGAGACCTTACTCAAACGCTGGATATTCATCAAAAAGACGAAATCGGAATATTGGCGGATACGCTGAATGTCATGGCCTCCGATTTGAACGCCATCGTCAAAGGCATTCAACAAACAGCGGAACAAGTGGCGGCGAGTTCGGAAGAATTGTCCTCCGCTTCCCAAAATTTGGCCAATGCAGCGACGGAACAGGCGGCCAGCCTCGAAGAAACCACTGCGTCCATGGAACAGCTATTCGCCTCCATCGAACAAAACGCGGAAAACACGACGAAGACCGAACTCGTATCTTCCAAAGCCGTCGGCAACGCCGACACGGGCGGTCAAGCGGTGTTCGATACGGTAGTCGATATGAAGAAAATCGCCGACAAAATTTCGATCATCAACGATATATCCGATCAAACCAATCTGCTTGCGTTGAATGCCGCCATCGAAGCGGCGCGCGCCGGAGAGATGGGCAAGGGATTCGCCGTCGTGGCGGTGGAAGTGCGCAAATTAGCGGAACGCAGCCAAGTCGCCGCCAAGGAAATCAGCGAATTGGCGCAGATCAGCGTCTCCAAAGCCGAAAACGCGGGAAACGAAATCCAATCCGTCGTGAACGCCATCAAGAATTCTTCCCAATTGATTCAACAAATATCGTTCAATTGCTCCGAACAAAAAGAAGGCGCGGAACAAATCAAAAAATCTTTGATTCAACTCGATCAGGTGACGCAGCAAAACTCCTCCACCAGTGAAGAGACCGCCACTTCCAGCGAAGAACTATCGACCCAAGCCACTTCCCTATTGGATGTCATTTCGAAATTTAAAGTGTAACGATTCGTTATTCCACACCCTATCGATAAACGGGCAGCCAAAGTACGGCGGCCCGTCGGATTTTTTTGTTTTCATTTCCTTATCTTGCCTGACGATTCCATCGAACAATAAACAACAAATCGATTTCAAAAAACGAAAACCAGCCCTCGCCTTCCAGCGCCTATCATGACATTTTTTCTTTTTTTGTATAATTTATGGAAGGGATGAAATTCACTCGAAAGGTTTTTATGGATAGATATTTCTCCAAAATGAATTTTTATTCTCATACGAATCTGGAGATTTAAATGAATCGACGACGATATCTCGTAGTAAAAATTCTCATAGGCATGATATTCCTTTCTTTCCTATCCTCAGCCTATCCGGCGGAAAAGGAAAAAGCCCCTCTCGACGCCCAGGCCGATCGCTTGATCCGCGACGTTTCCCAATTTCTCGGCGGCTTGCAGTCGCTGAAGGTAGATATCGCCGTCATTGTTAAAACCGAAGGGTTGGGGACGAAAAACGAACTTACCACCATGCAGACGCTCAGTTTCAAGCGTCCCTCCTATGCCGCCGTCATTGTGCAAAAGGGTCTCGCAGGCAGCACCGTCATCTGCGACGGCAGCGCTGTCACTCGATTTTACCCCATGTTCCGCCTCTATACGGTCGAGAACGCTCCCGCTTCCATCGAGGACCTGACTACCATCCCCCCCGAATCGACTCCGGCGGCCATGATGACGTCTTTTCACGCTCTCTTTATCGATTTTCTCTTCAAGAAGGATCCATTCAATGCCTTACTGAAATACGTGGACTCCGGCGAATATCTAGGCGAGGAAGAATCGAATGGAGTCCTCTGCCGCCATGTCCGATTTTCTCTGGAAGATCTGAAATGGGAGATGTGGGTGGATGCCGGAAAGACGCCGTTGATTCGAAAAATCGCTCCCGATTTTTCCGCCAGCCTCGCTAAAACCACCGGCAAAGCGGCTGGCGTCACTCAGGTGAAGATTGAAATGTCCATCGAATACGACGGCTGGAAAATTAATCCCGAATTATCGGAAAACGATTTTAAATTCATTCCCCCTGAAGACGCCAAAAAAGCGGCGAATTTGCAAGAGGGCATCGACGCTCTGTCCGGCGTCGCTCGTTCCCGCTTGAAACCCAAATCGCCGCCAGCGTACGAACGCCTGCTAGGAAAACCCGCGCCTCCATTCAAGTCGCAACTCCTCGGCGGCGGCAAATTCGATCTTGCCGTCCGCCAGACGGAGAAAATCATGGTTCTCGATTTCTGGGCCGCCTGGTGTCCCCCCTGCCGCGAAACGCTGCCGCTCCTCGCCGCCCTCGCTAAGGAATATAAGGATAAAAATGTGGAATTCGCTTCCATCAACCAGCAGGACGAAAAAGAGGACATCGAAAAATTCTTAAAGGATGCAAAACTGAATATTCCCGTAATCCTGGATGAAAACGGAGATGTTGGCGACGCCTATTTCGCCGAAAGCCTGCCCCAGACCGTCATTATCGATAAAAACGGAATCGTCCGGTATGTTTTCATTGGAGAAGCGCCGCCGATGCTGCAGAAAAAAGCGAAACAAGCGCTTGACGATCTTCTCGCGGGAAAGAAACCGGGTTCTCCTCTCGAAAAGGCATCGGCGAAGAAGAAAGAAGAGGCGGTAAAGATGGATATGCGGTTGCTCAGCAACTCTTTGGAAGCTTTCTTTATCGATAATAATTCTTACCCCGTTCCCCTGAGGGATAAGAGAACTGTGGATGAAGCAGGACTGCAAATTTCCGAGGGAGGCCGAATCCTCTTCTTGACGGAGCCGGTAACCTATCTCCCCGAAATTCCCAAAGACCCCTTCGATCCCGAAGGCAAACCCTACCGCTATTTCAGTAATGGCAAGTTTTATGTTCTCGTTTCCAACGGCCCCGACGGCAAACCCGATTTTGACGAAAGAACTTATATGGGCGCGCCTCTGCCGGATTTGAACAAATTCATATACGATCCCGCCACGGGAAAGGGCGACATTATCCGCGTCGGTCCCTAATGCGCGCTAGGGGATATCCAAAGCGGCGCCGTTGGACTCTAGCGAAATAAGGCGCCCCTCCGGCGAGACGCACAATCCCACGCCTCGATGGGCATAGATTTTCGGCGGGCGATACGTCTCGCGGAACGGCTTGACGGCGACGGTAAAGATTTCGCCCAAACGGTTGTAAACGTACAATCCTCGTCCCAACGGATCGATTTCCAAATCCACAGCCATTTTCATTCCCGCCCAATAAGGCAGCAACTCTTTCGCCACCGGCGGCGAAGTGTTCGGCAGGGATGGGGCATCCTTTTCGTGATTGGAATGAATTGCTCCGTAAATATCTAATAGATAATAACCCATCCCGTCGGGATCCAGCTCCATGTCAGCGACAACGGCGCGATCGAAATGCAGCCTCTTCCACGAAGGAAATCCCTCCGGCGACGTTCCGATGATTCGAATCTCGCCAAACGCCGACGCCAATAGCAGCGCTTTTCCGTTGGGATGAAACTTCATGCCGATGGCGCCGCCTAGCGGGAGCGCCGCTTCCGCCTGCGCAACTAACGGCAAGGGCATAGAAGATACGATTCGCCCATTGGCGCGCAATATAACAAAGGCGCCATCTGTCCGCTCCAAATCGATGGCGTCATAGATCGGCTCTTTCGGATCCCATTCCACTTGCGGCAGATCGTCATGAAACGAATAGACTCTTCCCCAACGGTCGAGAGCGTAGGGCTGGCCTTCATCCGCCGCCCAGACGATATCCGCCCAAATCCATTCCGGCGAACCGTAAACGGATTCGCTTTCCCGCATCGTCCATAGAAATTCCATCTCCCACAAATCTTTCATGCGCTCGATTTTGTCCGGCGCCATAACTTGCGAGGGAGGAAGAAACTGCAAACATAGGGCGGGATTTTCCAGCCGTATCGCCTGCTTAGCCATGCGCAAACGCAAAAAGAAGGGCCAATTCAAATAGCGCGGCAAATCGCCCTTCCGTTGAATGCGGTTCAGAACCAAGCTATACGTCCGCGCCGCTTCCAAAGGCGCTTTCATGGCGGCTTGATAACTGTCTATCTCCTTCGGAGAGATAGGTTCGTATTTAAACGGCGTCCAGGCGCGTTCTTGCTCGCCCGCAATATACCATAATCTCCATACGCCGGCGTTATCCGTCCAAACCGCTCCAGCGGCTAGCCCGGCGGCTAGCAGCAACGGAAGATGATCCCGTCCCCGAAGCAATGGACTCGCGCTGCGGGATATCAAAGCGACGCAGGCCAAAATCGGCAGCGAAAGCAATCCCGGAATAATAAGATGGCCTGGATGTTCTTCCGAGCTTAGTGGTAAGGCGAAAGGCAGCGTTTTGACGAACGGTAATGGCGCCCACGCTGCGAACGTCAAAGCGAAGAGGATGAGCAGCAGGGTGCGATGGCTGGAAGAATACGGCAGCCTCGGCGCAGGCTTCAACTTCAGCGCCATAAGCAAACATAAAGGATAAACGGCGGCGAATCGTCCCCAACTCTCCACATAGCCGCGCAAAAATCCCATCCAGCCGATCAGATAAAGGCACCCCGCCGCGAAGGCGATAAAGACGGATTGCCATTCTTCCGCAATCTCCCAGCGTTGCTCGTTCAAGGATCGCAGCAGCAAGTAAACGAACAATGCCAATAAAACGCAATCTTCTTCATAGGCCGAACGGAATTCCGGCAGAAAAAAAACGCCGAGAGGAAGACAAAGAAAAATAATATTATAGGTATTTTTGCTTATAAAAATCTCGCGTATCTTCGCCATCATCGCAAACGTCATTTATTTTTGTAATGGTTTATTTCATTTGAAATTGTTCCCTCGCCCTCTGGGCTGATCTTTACCCACAAGTAGGGAGTGTAGAATTAGGATATCAATTTTATTGGTTGAGGGAAAGATGATGAACAAAAGAAAGAAGCCCAACGGAATCCCCCTAAATGCGGCGCTGATCTTTACCCACAAGTATTGAAGTATTTATGAATGCCTGAATCAGGATTGTCGGGAATAAAGAATAACCAAGTTGGTTAGTCAACCCGCCGTTAAAACGGAGGACTATTGTCGTTTGCCCCTTGAGAGGGGCAAATAATAATCGCTCGACATTTCAACGATGGGTTGATTTTCCATCCTCGTCATCACGATTCAAGCATTCATAATTTTTCTATACTTGCGGGTAAAGATCAGCATAGAGGGAGAGGGAACAATTCCAAATGAAATGAACCCCTAGTTTCTCCTGAAACGTATTCGGATAGAATTCTTCATCTCATCGATGGAGACCGCTAGAGTATGAATAGCAGGGGCTTCACGCGCGTTTACCGAACAGAGTATGGCAAACCGCTCAAACCATCGCCTACCTAAATCGTATTCGCCCGCTAAGGGCGGAAAAAACCTTGCTCATATCGTCTCTGCCATTATTGATTTGGTAGAGGAAAAGGACAAGCGCTTGTTTAATCCCAGCCGGACAATACAATTAAATCCGATCAACGATCGCATCGAATCCTCAAGGAGAAGAATCCCATCGACGCCGTCCCCGCCCATCACCGATCCGGATATATCGCTTTAGTCGGAAGGCCCAATGCGGGCAAATCCACTTTATTGAACCAACTGTTAGGAACCAAACTCGCCGCCGTAACGCCGCATCCCCAAACAACTCGCAACCGCATTTTCGGCATTTTCGACCGCGACGATGCGCAGATCGTTTTTCAGGATACGCCGGGATTGTTGGAGCCGAAAGACGATCTGCATCAATTCATGATGCGGGAAGCGGAGCGCGCTCTCGACGATTCCGATCTGATCGTATGGCTAATTGACGCCATCAAGGGAGTGACGCCGCGGGAACGCGCCATTGCGGAAAAAATTCTGCTTCCCGTCCAGGCGCCGCTGTTTATCGTTTTCAACAAGATCGATAAAACGCCGATGGATCGAAGAGCGTCATTGCAAGAGGGATTGAAGAGTCTTTCGTTTTTCCAACCTCCCGTCCTCTTTTATATCTCCGCGCTTTTTGGCGATGGCGTGAGAGATTTATTGCAAAAGATGATCGAGCGGATGCCGGAAGGACCGAAATATTTTCCCCCCGATCAATTGAGCGACCGCACGCAGCGTTTTTTTGTAGAGGAGATCATCCGGGAAAAAGCCTTCCTCATCATGCGTCAAGAAATTCCCTACTCTCTGGCGGTCCAGGTGGAGGAGATGAAGGAGAGAGAAGGGGGCCTCACCGCTATCCGCGCCGTCATTCATGTGGAGCGGGAATCGCAGAAAGGAATGATCTTAGGCAAGAAAGGGGCCGTCATCAAACAAATCGGTACGGAAGCCCGCAAGGATATCGAGGCGTTGCTGGGGAACCGCGCCTATTTGGATTTATGGGTAAAAGTAAGCGAGCGTTGGCGCAAAAAAGGCGAACGTTTGCGGACATTCGGTTATAAAGAGTAAGGCGCATCCCGGCGAAAATATAATAGGCGAGATTTGGTATGAATTTCAATGGATTTTTCAAGACAAGAATTGTTTGGAATGGCGATCACGCTTTCCGATAAAAATTAAAATTCTTATCGTCCATCGAATGTTAAATTCTTATGTATTATAACGGGGTTGATTGAGCGGATATAATTTAAAATTATAAATATGAATTAGATACGAGAATTTTTTCGAGAATATTTCCCAAGGAAATTTCCAAAAAACTCTTGACTTTACCGAAAATTCCATTAATCTTATTTATATATAGGGCTGTATCTGGGAATGTTTAAATAAACCCTGGGGAGGAGAACAATACCCATGAAGCCCGCATTTTCTGCTGTGGAGTTGTTATTGGTGGCTGGCATCACCGCCATACTAG of Candidatus Omnitrophota bacterium contains these proteins:
- a CDS encoding methyl-accepting chemotaxis protein; amino-acid sequence: MLAWRDLKVGKKLAVGFGGILILLILASGVGFDGIQTVWKNLLIIGDHEAPIVDMANEMKYTLMASRNLLEEFKSATAALASADASRVDAIRAEYRKTLEDFDLFKEAILEGKQLPDGTVVLKTDNEELADLVRMADQKHNDEFQRSADEMMLMGDELLKEKGNTDSAMSDMEGMFEEVSNDSTLLESVIDEEINTRAKEASISAEAQKILDEEVPLMDAANEIKYEIAQTRLVVEEYVQTKKTDELDALEKEYGEAIEKFDSVANAILNGGEINGRRIVATDNEKIKSAILEIEQNHDAFQKSVENLMKAYRAMVESDAQAETAMSQFEKIGEEMTALLSQVEELSVKEMANAKIASAAAKQRSFLLLLSVTVISLLAGIAIGAIITRGITVPLNKGVVFAQAIAQGDLTQTLDIHQKDEIGILADTLNVMASDLNAIVKGIQQTAEQVAASSEELSSASQNLANAATEQAASLEETTASMEQLFASIEQNAENTTKTELVSSKAVGNADTGGQAVFDTVVDMKKIADKISIINDISDQTNLLALNAAIEAARAGEMGKGFAVVAVEVRKLAERSQVAAKEISELAQISVSKAENAGNEIQSVVNAIKNSSQLIQQISFNCSEQKEGAEQIKKSLIQLDQVTQQNSSTSEETATSSEELSTQATSLLDVISKFKV
- a CDS encoding homocysteine S-methyltransferase family protein, translating into MNPIIEKILARGPVVTDGAWGTQLQARGLEPGECPDAWNLSRPEKVEEIARAYTKAGSRIILTNTFGANRITLAKYGLAEKAAEINRQGATISQRGTGGQALVFASIGPTGKMLLMGEVEEEELRAAFAEQAQALKEGGADGLVVETMSDPAEAKVAVAAARETGLPVVGCMSFDSGKNKDRSMMGTTIEQAVEALTEAGADVIGANCGQGIEGYIHICQRLRAAASLPIWIKANAGLPEIENGRTVYKRKPEEFAAWIPELLKSGASFIGGCCGTSPEFIKAVKKALAAALP
- the era gene encoding GTPase Era — its product is MDAVPAHHRSGYIALVGRPNAGKSTLLNQLLGTKLAAVTPHPQTTRNRIFGIFDRDDAQIVFQDTPGLLEPKDDLHQFMMREAERALDDSDLIVWLIDAIKGVTPRERAIAEKILLPVQAPLFIVFNKIDKTPMDRRASLQEGLKSLSFFQPPVLFYISALFGDGVRDLLQKMIERMPEGPKYFPPDQLSDRTQRFFVEEIIREKAFLIMRQEIPYSLAVQVEEMKEREGGLTAIRAVIHVERESQKGMILGKKGAVIKQIGTEARKDIEALLGNRAYLDLWVKVSERWRKKGERLRTFGYKE
- a CDS encoding redoxin domain-containing protein, which gives rise to MNRRRYLVVKILIGMIFLSFLSSAYPAEKEKAPLDAQADRLIRDVSQFLGGLQSLKVDIAVIVKTEGLGTKNELTTMQTLSFKRPSYAAVIVQKGLAGSTVICDGSAVTRFYPMFRLYTVENAPASIEDLTTIPPESTPAAMMTSFHALFIDFLFKKDPFNALLKYVDSGEYLGEEESNGVLCRHVRFSLEDLKWEMWVDAGKTPLIRKIAPDFSASLAKTTGKAAGVTQVKIEMSIEYDGWKINPELSENDFKFIPPEDAKKAANLQEGIDALSGVARSRLKPKSPPAYERLLGKPAPPFKSQLLGGGKFDLAVRQTEKIMVLDFWAAWCPPCRETLPLLAALAKEYKDKNVEFASINQQDEKEDIEKFLKDAKLNIPVILDENGDVGDAYFAESLPQTVIIDKNGIVRYVFIGEAPPMLQKKAKQALDDLLAGKKPGSPLEKASAKKKEEAVKMDMRLLSNSLEAFFIDNNSYPVPLRDKRTVDEAGLQISEGGRILFLTEPVTYLPEIPKDPFDPEGKPYRYFSNGKFYVLVSNGPDGKPDFDERTYMGAPLPDLNKFIYDPATGKGDIIRVGP
- a CDS encoding PIN domain-containing protein, which produces MEKEGWTFCASELVKMEVFYKPYRNNDTVLIALYDEAFTHKKILRNYPILLKESLRVMRTERLKTLDALHVSLAVHHGCGQFVTADADFKRLAALPALWINLSRAV
- a CDS encoding corrinoid protein, with protein sequence MAKNEKLYKAILEGDAKTSVETTKEALAAGIAPLEVVTETMVPAMDEVGRRFECEEFFIPELMIAARAMKQAMELIQPLLKASGAEPIGRVVIGTVKGDLHDIGKNLVASMLEGGGFEVTDLGVDVKPDQIISAISEKKAGLVCLSTLLTTTMPSMATTINALKEAGVRDRVKVMIGGAPITQQYADEIGADGYGENARTAVTLARRLAAG
- a CDS encoding retroviral-like aspartic protease family protein — protein: MDLTKVTTMGLTKVTTKLINLADEKKFYEALFLVDTGATDSMAPADELEKAGIRKEGKMAYELADGSVKEIPFGLARIEFMGETTAGRVIFGNPGAEPILGVTALESVGIMVDPASKTLKRLPAIPLK